From the genome of Gryllotalpicola protaetiae:
CGTTCGCGCTTGCCGCTGACGTGACGCCCGAGCGGCACGGCGTCGACTCCGAGCTCGGCACCGGGCGGTTCGTGCTGCTCCACGACCCGGAGGGCTCCGAGGAATGGGGCGGGAATTTCCGGGTCGTGTGCTTCGCGCAGGCGCCACTCGAGACCGACATCGGCCTCGACCCGTTCCTCGCGGACGTGACGTGGTCGTGGTTGGTGGACGCCCTCGAGAGCCGGCATACCGGGTACCACTCGGCCTCCGGCACCGCGACCAAGATCATCTCGACCGGCTTCGGCCAGCTCGCGAAGCAGGGCGACGGCGCCCAGATCGAGCTGCGCGCCTCGTGGACCCCGACTGACTTCGACCTCGCCTCCCACGTCGAGGCATGGGGCGATCTGGTGTGCATGCTGGCCGGAATCCCCCCGACGGCGGAGGGTGTGAGCGTACTCTCACTGAGGAGACCCAAGAGCAAGCGTGCCTGATACGAAAGCCACTGTGACGAACAACGCCGTCGAGTATTCGGTGACCGCCACCGCCGCCGATTACGAGGCCGCGGTGGCGGCCCTTGCAGGCGGGCACGGGCCCGTCGCGGTCGATGCGGAGAGGGCGAGCGGATTCCGGTACTCGCAGCGCGCGTATCTGATTCAGGTCTTCCGCAGGGGTTCCGGGGTCTTCCTGTTCGACCCCGTGGCGCTCGAGCCCGAGGTCGGCCACGACCTCACCGCTCTGCAGGAGGCGATCGTCGGCGCGGAGTGGGTGCTGCACGCGGCCAGCCAGGATCTCGCCTGTCTGCGCGACGTCGGCCTCGACCCTGTCGAGATCTTCGACACCGAGCTGGCCGCGCGCCTGCTCGGGCTGCCGCGCGTCGGGCTCGGCCCGCTCACCGAGAGCCTGCTCGGCATCCACCTGGCCAAGGAGCATTCGGCCGCCGACTGGTCGACCCGCCCGCTCCCCCAGTCCTGGCTGACCTATGCGGCTCTCGATGTCGAGCTGCTGGTGGATCTGCGCGACGAGGTCGAGAAGCTGCTCGAGGAGAGTCACAAGACCGAGATCGCCAGGCAGGAGTTCCACGGAGAGCTGGTGAAAGAGGCGAAGGCGCCCCGCGCCGAGCCGTGGCGACGGCTGTCAGGCATCCATGCGGTGCGCGGTGTGCGCAATCTCGCCGTCGCCCGCGAGCTCTGGATCGCACGCGATGAGCTGGCAAGGGAGAAGGACTCCGCACCGGGGCGGCTGGTGCCCGATGCCGCCCTGACGGCCGTCGCGAAGGCGATGCCCGCATCGAAACGGGAGCTCGCCGACCTCAAGGAGTTCACGGGGCGCGCAAGCCGCAGCGCGCTCGACCGGTGGTGGAACGCCGTCGAGCTCGGCCGCACGACGGACGACCTGCCGGTGTCTCGGCCATCGGGCGACCACGTGCCGCCCGTGCGCGCGTGGGCCGACCGCAATCCCGAGGCGGATGCCCGGTATCGCCTCGCGCGCGAGCGCGTGGTCGCCTACGCGGACGAGCACGAGATCCCGGTCGAGAACGTTCTGACGCCCGAGCTGCTGCGCCGCGCCGCATGGGAGCCGCCGGCCGACATCGATGCGCGGTCCATCGGCGAGCAGCTCGCCGCAGGGGGCGCGCGCCCCTGGCAGATCGAAGCCACGGCGTCGCTCATCGCCGCCGCCTTTGTGGAGGCCGAACAGCCTGCGGCAGAGGATGAAGAGAGCGCTTCGTAGGTTCCGACAGTCCATTCGGCCCGCGGCGCACCCGGATTCCTAGGATCGATGAGAATCCACGAACTTGGAAAGGCAGTGTGGCCATGACAGCCGAGGTGTATTTCGTCGACGGCGCCAGGACCCCCTTCGGGCGGGCGGGCGAGAAGGGGATGTACTGGGGAACCCGCGCAGACGACCTTGTGGTGAAGGCGACAGTCGGCCTGCTTGAGCGCAACCCGAACCTCCCGAAGGACGCCATCGACGACGTCGCCATCGCGGCGACCACCCAGCAGGGCGACCAGGGCCTGACTCTCGGCCGCACGGCGGCGATCCTCGCCGGCCTGCCGAAGTCGGTTCCCGGCTTCGCCATCGACCGCATGTGCGCGGGCGGCATGACCAGCGTCACCACGATGGCGTCGGCCATCGGCTTCGGCGCGTACGACGTGGCCCTCGCCGGCGGCGTCGAGCACATGGGGCGCCACCCGATGGGCCTCGACGCGGACCCGAACCCGCGCTTTCTGACCGAGAAGATGGTCGCGCAGGACGCACTCTTCATGGGCAACACCGCCGAGCGCATCCACGACCGGTTCCCGTCGCTGACCAAGGAGCGCAGCGACTTCTACGGCATGCGCAGCCAGCAGAAGGTCGAGGCCGCGTACCAGGCAGGCAAGATCCAGCCGGACCTTGTGTCGGTCGCCATCCAGAGCACCGCCGGC
Proteins encoded in this window:
- a CDS encoding DUF3000 domain-containing protein yields the protein MSSTPSGRGASPEFTAALDSIKQAVIRPDLRLTPISAPGQLAPESFALAADVTPERHGVDSELGTGRFVLLHDPEGSEEWGGNFRVVCFAQAPLETDIGLDPFLADVTWSWLVDALESRHTGYHSASGTATKIISTGFGQLAKQGDGAQIELRASWTPTDFDLASHVEAWGDLVCMLAGIPPTAEGVSVLSLRRPKSKRA
- a CDS encoding thiolase family protein is translated as MTAEVYFVDGARTPFGRAGEKGMYWGTRADDLVVKATVGLLERNPNLPKDAIDDVAIAATTQQGDQGLTLGRTAAILAGLPKSVPGFAIDRMCAGGMTSVTTMASAIGFGAYDVALAGGVEHMGRHPMGLDADPNPRFLTEKMVAQDALFMGNTAERIHDRFPSLTKERSDFYGMRSQQKVEAAYQAGKIQPDLVSVAIQSTAGWGLATEDEGRRPATTMEGLATLKTPFRPHGRVTAGNSSPLTDGATMSLIASGEAVEKYGLTPKMRLVNFAFAGVEPEVMGLGPVPSTEKALRKAGLAIDDIGLFELNEAFSVQVLSFLDHFGIDDDDPRVNLWGGAIAIGHPLAASGPRLMMQLARQFAEHPEVRYGLTAMCVGLGQGGSVIWENPNWNGKA
- a CDS encoding HRDC domain-containing protein; amino-acid sequence: MTNNAVEYSVTATAADYEAAVAALAGGHGPVAVDAERASGFRYSQRAYLIQVFRRGSGVFLFDPVALEPEVGHDLTALQEAIVGAEWVLHAASQDLACLRDVGLDPVEIFDTELAARLLGLPRVGLGPLTESLLGIHLAKEHSAADWSTRPLPQSWLTYAALDVELLVDLRDEVEKLLEESHKTEIARQEFHGELVKEAKAPRAEPWRRLSGIHAVRGVRNLAVARELWIARDELAREKDSAPGRLVPDAALTAVAKAMPASKRELADLKEFTGRASRSALDRWWNAVELGRTTDDLPVSRPSGDHVPPVRAWADRNPEADARYRLARERVVAYADEHEIPVENVLTPELLRRAAWEPPADIDARSIGEQLAAGGARPWQIEATASLIAAAFVEAEQPAAEDEESAS